GAGATCCAGATCGGCGTTCGTTACCTATTCGGTCGTTGAGCCTTGGACCGGGTCGAAGCGGTACGGCGAGAGATCGAGAAAGCTCGAGACGAGCTCGTCGATTTCGCCTCCGAGCTCGTTCGCGTCCCGAGCGTCAATCCGCCGGGAAACCTCTATCGGGAGGCGACGGAAACGCTCGGGCATCGTCTCGCCCACTGCGGGTTCGAGGTGGACTACGTCGTCGCCGAAGGCCGCCCCGAGCACAGCGCGGCCCACCCTCGGGTCAATGTCGTGGGTGTTCTCCCGGGGGAAGAGGCGCGCCCGGTCGTTCACCTGAACGGGCACCTCGACGTGGTACCCGCGGGAGATGGATGGACTCTCGATCCCTTCGCGGGGATCGTACGCGCAGGCCGCATCTATGGGCGGGGTACGGCGGACATGAAGGCGGGGATCGCTGCCGCCCTCTACGCCGTCGAGTGCATTCGCCGGGCGGGAATCCGCCTTCGCGGAAGCGTCGAGCTCAGCGGCACCGTCGACGAGGAGAGCGGGGGCTACGCGGGCGTCGCCTGGCTCTGCGAGACCGGACGCCTCACCAGGAAACGCACCGACTACGTCATCATTCCTGAGCCCCTCGGAGTGGACCGAATCTGCGTCGGCCATCGGGGGGTCTACTGGTTCGAGGTCACCGCCCATGGCCGCGTCGCCCACGGCAGCATGCCGTTTCTCGGCGTGAGCGCCATCGCGCAAATGAGTCTTTTTCTCGAGGCCATTCGACGTGAGCTTCTTCCCGAGCTCGGAAAGCGGCGGACGAGCATGCCCGTGGTCCCCGAAGGGGCCCGCCAGGCGACCCTGAACGTGAACTCGATCATCGGAGGGCAGGCGGGCGAGGATCCTCAGACTCCGTGCGTCGCCGATCGATGCTCCGCGGTATTCGACCGGCGCTTCCTGCTCGAGGAAGGCTTGGAGACGG
This window of the Vicinamibacteria bacterium genome carries:
- a CDS encoding acetylornithine deacetylase/succinyl-diaminopimelate desuccinylase family protein → MDRVEAVRREIEKARDELVDFASELVRVPSVNPPGNLYREATETLGHRLAHCGFEVDYVVAEGRPEHSAAHPRVNVVGVLPGEEARPVVHLNGHLDVVPAGDGWTLDPFAGIVRAGRIYGRGTADMKAGIAAALYAVECIRRAGIRLRGSVELSGTVDEESGGYAGVAWLCETGRLTRKRTDYVIIPEPLGVDRICVGHRGVYWFEVTAHGRVAHGSMPFLGVSAIAQMSLFLEAIRRELLPELGKRRTSMPVVPEGARQATLNVNSIIGGQAGEDPQTPCVADRCSAVFDRRFLLEEGLETARGEIASLLDKLGNGPDRRFDLRELMVVHPVQTPPDSPLIEALKKTIPAVLGREASIIASPGTYDHKHVTRIGGIPHCVAYGPGILELAHQVDEYCEIDDLMKSTEVIAMTLLELIG